From Thermoflavifilum aggregans, a single genomic window includes:
- the tamL gene encoding translocation and assembly module lipoprotein TamL has protein sequence MKGKLYFFRLNSIGPGLWFVCACIIMFITSCSNTKYLAQNQALLVKNTIRLKGEYLTKTEKENIWNDLNSSSILLQTPNYKTLGIARVGLWLYNHYDSSKESSRLLGWLINKNWLKPPVIYDSGLARQTAQNMEDYLINQGYFRATANYEAHIRKQKASVTYLVNTGKNFLINQIRYDIQDSLIRRIVEADTSQSLLHKGIPYKTDLLVNERERITRLLNDHGYYQFSSDDIMFVVDTVNTALLKTTINPFESILNVFSAAKSREKPTLNIDVVIRQPEDSTDYRRYFIRQIHIFPDLPLNATGIDTTQFYRIPYRYFTIYTRHNLFRPNVFYRALYFHPGDLYSRTAYEQTVGQLNSLNQWKFVNVQFKEVSDSLMHGSGDTSWLDANLYLVPEKRQEVGVSLEGTTGSDYELGSSIGLSYMNRNVNRAANILTVSLKGGIELDSALNIYAQEMSGQINLNFPRFIVPFGLRRISRFANAKTNLNMGFDYMNRIDFYKFQNYYASFGYTWNETATKSWIVKPFVLAYNKYSNFSPAFQQELDSNQFLRNSFQSVFLEGENISFIYNNQLSASQRRFNYLRLDLDESGLLLEAIDGILKSASGNKTDFTKLTTLNYSQYVKLTADYKHYYNWTHATLVSRIMAGVAVPYGGSQAVPYIKQFFAGGPNSMRAWHLRTLGPGSYKYNASNLVFVDQTGEMKIEGNLEYRFDILQLFGGVSFLKGALFTDVGNIWNLRPDPSKPGAVFRLNHLYQQLAVGSGFGLRLDFNYFLLRLDMATPIKDPAVSAHDGWFPNGFRPLNLKWLGKNLVFNFAVGYPF, from the coding sequence ATGAAAGGTAAACTATATTTCTTCCGTTTGAATTCGATAGGGCCTGGGCTGTGGTTTGTGTGCGCCTGCATCATCATGTTCATTACTTCATGTTCCAACACCAAATACCTTGCACAAAATCAAGCATTGCTGGTCAAAAATACCATCAGATTAAAAGGGGAATACCTGACTAAAACCGAAAAAGAAAATATCTGGAACGACCTGAATTCTTCTTCCATCTTGTTGCAAACACCGAATTACAAAACATTGGGTATTGCAAGGGTGGGATTGTGGTTATACAATCATTATGATTCTAGCAAAGAAAGCAGCCGGTTGCTGGGATGGCTTATCAACAAAAACTGGCTGAAGCCGCCGGTAATTTATGATTCCGGCCTAGCTCGCCAAACAGCACAAAATATGGAAGATTATCTCATCAATCAGGGATATTTTAGGGCTACGGCCAATTATGAAGCACATATCAGGAAGCAAAAAGCAAGTGTAACCTATCTGGTAAATACCGGTAAGAATTTTTTAATCAACCAGATCAGATACGACATTCAGGATAGCCTGATCCGCAGGATTGTGGAGGCTGATACATCCCAATCTTTATTGCATAAAGGTATCCCTTACAAAACGGATTTGCTGGTCAATGAGAGAGAGCGCATCACGCGGCTTTTGAATGATCATGGTTATTATCAGTTCAGTTCGGATGATATCATGTTTGTGGTGGATACTGTGAATACAGCATTATTAAAAACTACAATCAATCCGTTTGAAAGTATATTGAATGTATTTTCTGCTGCCAAAAGTCGCGAAAAACCTACGTTGAACATAGATGTTGTTATCAGGCAGCCGGAAGATTCCACTGATTACCGAAGATATTTTATCCGGCAGATTCATATTTTTCCGGATTTGCCTCTGAATGCTACAGGTATTGATACCACACAGTTTTACCGCATACCTTATCGGTATTTTACGATTTATACCAGGCATAACCTGTTTCGTCCGAATGTATTCTATCGCGCTTTGTATTTTCATCCCGGTGACTTGTATTCCCGTACTGCCTACGAGCAAACGGTAGGTCAGCTCAACAGCCTCAACCAATGGAAATTTGTGAATGTGCAGTTCAAAGAAGTTTCCGATTCCCTGATGCATGGCAGTGGTGATACCAGCTGGCTGGATGCCAATTTATACCTGGTTCCTGAAAAGCGTCAGGAGGTGGGCGTTTCACTGGAAGGTACAACAGGGTCAGATTATGAATTGGGCTCTTCTATCGGACTTAGCTACATGAATCGCAATGTAAATCGTGCTGCCAATATTCTGACTGTTTCCCTGAAAGGCGGTATTGAACTGGATTCTGCGCTAAATATTTACGCCCAGGAAATGAGCGGGCAAATCAACCTGAATTTTCCCCGGTTTATCGTGCCGTTCGGGCTTCGGCGCATCAGCCGTTTTGCCAATGCCAAAACCAATCTGAACATGGGTTTTGATTACATGAACCGTATTGATTTTTACAAGTTTCAGAATTATTATGCTTCATTCGGATATACTTGGAATGAAACAGCTACCAAATCCTGGATCGTGAAACCTTTTGTGCTGGCCTACAACAAATATTCCAATTTCAGTCCGGCCTTTCAGCAGGAACTGGATTCCAACCAATTCCTGCGCAACAGTTTCCAATCAGTTTTTCTGGAAGGTGAAAATATTTCTTTCATTTATAATAATCAGCTTTCTGCCAGTCAGCGCAGGTTCAACTATCTGCGGCTGGATCTGGATGAATCGGGTTTATTGCTCGAAGCCATTGACGGCATTTTAAAATCGGCAAGTGGAAATAAGACAGATTTCACCAAACTCACCACACTGAATTATTCGCAGTATGTGAAGCTCACGGCCGATTATAAACATTACTACAACTGGACGCATGCCACGCTGGTGAGTCGTATCATGGCAGGCGTAGCAGTGCCTTATGGCGGATCGCAGGCTGTACCTTATATCAAACAATTTTTTGCCGGAGGGCCTAACAGCATGCGTGCCTGGCATTTGCGCACACTGGGACCGGGATCGTATAAGTACAATGCTTCCAACCTGGTTTTTGTGGATCAAACGGGAGAAATGAAGATAGAAGGCAATCTGGAATACCGCTTTGATATTCTTCAGTTGTTTGGCGGTGTTTCTTTTCTGAAAGGAGCATTGTTTACCGATGTAGGTAACATTTGGAACTTACGACCTGATCCGTCGAAACCTGGTGCCGTTTTCCGATTAAATCATTTATACCAGCAACTGGCTGTGGGTAGTGGTTTTGGCTTGCGGCTCGACTTCAATTATTTTTTGCTGAGGCTTGATATGGCAACGCCAATCAAAGACCCTGCTGTATCAGCCCATGATGGCTGGTTCCCTAATGGCTTCCGTCCTCTGAATCTGAAATGGCTGGGGAAAAATCTAGTGTTCAACTTTGCTGTGGGTTATCCGTTCTGA
- the cdd gene encoding cytidine deaminase — translation MSVQHLQLQYEHFAGDAGLPAEAYMLLQKAREATGIAYAPYSQFRVGAAILVENGQVITGANQENASFPAGLCAERVALSAVSSQFPDAIIKAMAISYQPAGANSDHPISPCGICRQTMLEYEIRQQQPIRIILGGMTGEIIIIPAAQLLLPFSFTPQDLKGFPQADHHKHQNG, via the coding sequence ATGTCTGTACAGCATTTGCAATTACAATATGAACATTTTGCTGGGGATGCCGGCCTGCCTGCTGAAGCATACATGTTGTTGCAGAAAGCGCGCGAAGCTACGGGAATAGCCTATGCGCCTTATTCTCAGTTTCGGGTAGGTGCGGCCATCCTGGTTGAAAATGGACAGGTTATTACCGGTGCCAATCAGGAGAATGCTTCTTTTCCGGCCGGATTATGTGCTGAACGGGTAGCCCTTTCTGCCGTCAGCTCACAATTTCCTGATGCCATCATCAAAGCCATGGCTATCAGTTATCAGCCTGCCGGCGCGAATTCCGATCATCCCATCAGCCCCTGCGGTATCTGCCGGCAAACAATGCTGGAATATGAAATTCGCCAGCAGCAGCCTATTCGCATCATCCTGGGTGGCATGACTGGCGAAATCATCATCATACCTGCTGCGCAGCTGCTGTTGCCTTTCTCCTTTACTCCTCAGGATCTGAAAGGCTTTCCGCAAGCCGACCATCACAAGCATCAGAACGGATAA
- the lepB gene encoding signal peptidase I, translating into MKTSSSVSHSKHPDKRVKKKKSALREWTEALIFAIIAATIIRTFFFEAYTIPTPSMEKTLLVNDFLFVNKISYGPRLPMTPLAIPFTLNTFPIFHFKSYSDWPHFGYHRLPGFTHVKRNDVVVFNYPEGDTVVLQTQETDSYYRLVRHYGRANVWNNPNFTIVTRPVDRMENYIKRCVAVSGDTLQLIHGKVYVNGQLQPDPPEMEKFYQVVTNSTPFNTNRLNDLGIDMPLDIQQAGDRLIYYFDLTKDEADALKAFSNVISIRPQIDTTVDPDAFPFDTTHFKWSRDNYGPIYIPKKGATVKLDTSNLALYKRLITTYEHHKLEAKDGKIFIDDKPADHYTFEMNYYWMMGDNRDNSLDSRYWGFVPEDHIVGKAWFIWFSYDAHGIRWRRLFKAIH; encoded by the coding sequence ATGAAAACAAGTTCATCAGTTTCCCATTCCAAACATCCGGACAAGCGGGTTAAAAAGAAAAAGTCTGCATTGCGTGAATGGACGGAAGCCTTGATTTTTGCCATTATTGCTGCAACCATTATCCGCACATTTTTCTTTGAAGCTTATACGATTCCAACACCATCCATGGAAAAAACCCTGCTGGTGAACGACTTTCTGTTTGTCAATAAAATCAGCTATGGCCCCCGCCTGCCCATGACACCGCTGGCTATTCCCTTTACCTTAAACACTTTTCCGATTTTTCATTTCAAAAGTTATTCTGACTGGCCGCATTTTGGCTACCATCGGTTGCCCGGATTCACCCACGTGAAACGCAATGATGTTGTGGTATTCAACTATCCCGAAGGAGATACCGTGGTGTTGCAAACACAGGAAACCGACAGCTATTACCGGCTTGTGCGGCATTATGGCCGTGCCAACGTATGGAACAATCCTAACTTTACCATTGTTACCCGTCCGGTTGACCGCATGGAAAATTACATCAAACGTTGCGTAGCCGTTTCAGGCGATACCCTGCAGCTGATTCACGGAAAAGTGTATGTGAACGGACAGCTTCAGCCCGATCCGCCTGAAATGGAAAAATTTTATCAGGTGGTTACCAATTCCACTCCTTTCAACACCAACCGGCTGAATGATCTGGGCATTGATATGCCGCTTGATATCCAGCAGGCCGGCGATCGATTGATTTATTATTTTGATCTGACCAAAGACGAGGCTGATGCATTAAAAGCTTTCTCCAACGTCATTTCCATTCGTCCGCAAATTGACACCACAGTTGATCCGGACGCCTTTCCCTTTGATACCACACATTTCAAATGGTCGCGTGATAATTATGGGCCTATTTACATCCCCAAAAAAGGTGCAACGGTAAAACTTGATACCAGCAATCTGGCGCTCTACAAACGCTTAATTACAACCTATGAGCATCATAAACTGGAAGCAAAGGATGGTAAAATATTCATTGACGATAAGCCTGCGGATCATTATACCTTTGAAATGAACTATTACTGGATGATGGGCGACAATCGCGATAATTCATTGGATTCACGTTACTGGGGTTTTGTACCGGAAGATCATATTGTAGGAAAGGCATGGTTTATTTGGTTCAGTTATGATGCGCATGGAATCCGCTGGAGGAGATTGTTTAAAGCCATTCATTAA
- a CDS encoding PspC domain-containing protein, producing the protein MQRLKDFLEWQAFGVCSTIGDRLGIASSRIRMWFIYISFLTVGSPLIIYMILAFWLNMKKYIWYARRNPLWYW; encoded by the coding sequence ATGCAGCGACTTAAAGATTTTCTGGAATGGCAGGCCTTTGGAGTTTGTTCCACGATTGGCGACAGGTTGGGCATTGCCAGTTCGCGCATCCGCATGTGGTTCATTTATATCTCTTTCCTTACTGTTGGTTCACCACTGATTATTTACATGATTCTGGCTTTCTGGCTGAATATGAAAAAATATATTTGGTATGCTCGCCGAAATCCGCTATGGTATTGGTAA
- a CDS encoding TrmH family RNA methyltransferase → MTPERIARIRSVISHRQFDLTVVMENVFDPHNISAVMRSCDAVGVQELYVLNTRIPPHKKWGAKSSASAAQWLTIYTFTDVQTCFAALRKKYQKIYTTHLSSTSASLYDLDLTQSVALVFGNEAEGVSEEVCRYADGNFLIPQVGMVKSLNISVACAVTLYEAFRQRWQAGLYQQSDRFQAQKTALEKLWLQQNEIS, encoded by the coding sequence ATGACGCCAGAACGGATTGCACGGATCAGATCGGTCATCAGCCACAGGCAGTTTGATCTCACGGTGGTGATGGAAAATGTTTTTGACCCGCACAATATTTCTGCCGTGATGCGGAGCTGCGATGCAGTGGGCGTGCAGGAACTGTATGTGCTGAATACGCGTATCCCACCACATAAAAAATGGGGTGCCAAAAGCTCCGCAAGTGCTGCACAGTGGCTTACCATATATACCTTTACTGATGTGCAGACCTGCTTTGCCGCTTTGCGGAAAAAATATCAAAAGATTTATACTACGCATCTTTCATCCACATCTGCTTCGCTTTATGATTTGGATCTTACACAATCTGTGGCGCTTGTTTTTGGGAATGAAGCCGAAGGTGTAAGCGAAGAAGTATGCCGCTATGCCGATGGGAACTTTTTGATTCCACAGGTGGGCATGGTAAAATCATTAAACATTTCCGTAGCATGTGCCGTAACTTTGTATGAAGCCTTTCGCCAGCGGTGGCAGGCAGGGCTTTATCAGCAGTCAGATCGGTTTCAGGCACAAAAAACTGCATTGGAAAAATTATGGCTGCAGCAAAATGAAATATCTTAA
- a CDS encoding TlpA disulfide reductase family protein produces MMKKWFLFLVVICMGKWATAQQIPQITSSQLKSYTEKKDGIYVINLWATWCRPCVEELPDIEKVAASLQDKPVHVILVSLDYADAYPKTIQRFVTQHHLQSPVYWLNETNPNAINEVLGGQWMGVVPTTLVVNAKTGYRRLFQGKITSDELTRAIHLAMK; encoded by the coding sequence ATGATGAAAAAATGGTTTCTATTCCTTGTTGTCATTTGCATGGGAAAATGGGCAACCGCTCAGCAAATCCCGCAAATCACCAGCTCTCAGCTGAAATCTTACACCGAAAAAAAGGATGGTATTTATGTCATCAATTTATGGGCTACCTGGTGCCGGCCTTGTGTGGAAGAGTTGCCGGATATTGAAAAAGTAGCTGCATCCTTACAGGATAAGCCTGTGCATGTCATACTGGTGAGCCTGGATTATGCAGATGCCTATCCCAAAACCATTCAGCGTTTTGTAACTCAGCATCATTTGCAATCACCCGTTTATTGGCTGAATGAAACAAATCCGAATGCAATCAACGAAGTTTTAGGTGGGCAATGGATGGGTGTGGTGCCAACTACTTTGGTTGTAAACGCCAAAACAGGCTACCGTCGATTATTTCAGGGAAAAATTACTTCTGACGAATTAACGCGTGCCATTCATCTGGCAATGAAATGA